GGTTCGTGCCCGGCGCGCCGGTCGTGCCGCACCGCGTGGTGATGACGTGGTTCCGGGCGAAGCCGGGTCGCTCGGCCGCCCTCGACGTGCTGCCCGTGTTCATCCGCAGCGTGCCGGGGCGCGACACCTGGGTGTGGGGGCACGGGGCGATGCCCGAGTCCGCGCCGGGCGCGAGTGACGGCTTCGACGCGAAGGTCGGCCCCGAGTTCGACGGCCCGTTCCACGCCGACGACCCCGACGCGATCGACCGGGTCGTGCACCCCGGCGAGACCGACGAGATCCACGACCTCGTCGCCGCCACGTTCCCCGACCTCGACCCCGAACCGAGCGACGTGACGACCTGCATCATGGCGCACACACCGGACAACCAGTTCCTCGTCGGCCCGACCGCGCACCCGCGGGTGACGGTGGGCGGCGGATGCTCCGGGCACTCGTTCAAGCACGCCGCCGCGCTCGGCGAACTCGTGGCGCAGGCCGTCGCCGGCGAGGCATCCGCCCTCGACACCGGGTTCCTCGACCCGCGCCGGTTCGGCTGACGCGACCGGGCGCATCTGCGCCCACCCCTCGGAGGCACTGGCGGTCGTGTGCGCCGCGGCGCTATCGTGTGGCCGTCGGGCCGCCCGCCCGAGGCGGCCGGCGAGTCGACCGGGATCGGATCCCGGCGCGACCGGGGGAGGTATCATGGCCGCAGCAGCACTGCCGTCGAGCGGCGAGGCGCCGGAGGCGAAGACCTGCGACGCGCGCGGGATGGCGGAGATCCACCGCATGTTCAAGCGCGGGTTCGGCGAGGGGCCGGAGCTCGTGCGCGGCGTGCAGGGCGGCGACACGGCGCACGCCGAGGCCGTCGCGAGCCAGCTCGAGCTCATGTCGGTCGGCCTGCACGCGCACCACGAGGGCGAGGACGCGAAGCTCTGGTCGACGCTCGAGGCGCGGGCACCCAGCTGCGCCCTGCACGTCGAGCGGATGAAGGCGCAGCACGCGGAGATGCTCGTGCAGCTGCGGGCGCTCGACGCCGCGCTGCCCGCCTGGCGCACGACCGCCGGCGACCCGGCCGACGTGCTCGCCGCGCTCGACGGCATCAACGCCGCCCTCGACGTGCACCTGCCCGACGAGGAGACCAACATCGTGCCGGTGATCGAGACCACGCACACCCAGAAGGAACTGGAGTGGTACTCCGAGCACGGCCGCAAGGCCACGCCGAAGGGTCGCATGTGGGACCAGCTCGGCGCGATCATCGAGGCGCAGCCCGACGGCGACGACTGGCTGCGGCGGAACCTCCCCGGGCCGCTCCGCGTGATGTGGCGGGCCGTGGGCCGGAAGCGCTACGAGCGCACGCGCGCCGAGCTCGTCGGCGGCTGACTGCGGGGCATCCGTCGTCCGCCTACCGCCCCGGGTCGGGGGGCACGTCGGCCTCGACCAGACGACGGAAGTCCCGGACGCGGAGTCGCGGTGCACCAGCCTCGCGCAGGATCGCCCCGGTCACCGGGTGCCGGGTCTCGACTCCGACTCCCCCCGCGAGCGTGGTCGAGTAGCCGTACCGAGCCTCCGCCCCGACCGCGAACTGGAACTGGATCGACATCACCTGGCTCACGACGAGGCCGATCACGCTGACCAGCCCGGAGACCACGGTCGCTGCGGACGTCCCCTCGACCGGCCCCTCGGCGTCGGCGATCACCGAGACCCCGAACACCGCGACCGAGCACAGCATCACGATGGCGAGCGGCTTCGTCCTGCGGAGTCTCCGGTAGGCGGTCGGCGCAACGGGAAGCCGTTCGTTGCCGTCGGCGCCGTCGTGGTCCACGCGGGGAGCGTACCGGGGACGCGACGCCGATCCGCGCCGTGCGCAACGACTGTGGAATCGAGCCGCTACACGGCGACGGTGATGACCGCCTTGCCCGAGACCCGGCCGCCGACCAGGTCGTCCATCGCGCGACGCACGTCGGCGATCGGGTACGCCTCGGAGACCTGCGGGCGCACCTGGCCCGCGACGATCATCGTGGCGAGCCGCTCGATGCTCTCCTTCCGCTCGGCCGACATGAAGCCGAGGATGCGCTGCGTCGTGAACGCGTTGCGCAGCGGTGCGCTGAGCTGGCGCTGGAACCCGCCCATGAACCAGCCGCCGTCCTCGCCGCCGACCATCACGAGCGTGCCCTCGGGGGCGAGGATGCGCCGCAGCCGGCGGATCGGCGCGCGGCCGTTGATGTCGATGATGAGGTCGAAGCGCTCGTCGAGCGTGGTCACGTCGGTGGTGCGGTAGTCGACCGTGTGCGCCGCGCCGAGCGACCGCAGGAACTCGGCCTTGCCGGCGCTCGCGACGCCCGTCACCTCGGCACCGGATGCCACGGCGATCTGCACCGCGTAGTTGCCGACGCCGCCCGAGGCGCCCGTGACGAGCACCTTCTGCCCCGGCCGCACGCGGCCCTCGTCGACCACGGCCTGCAGCGCGGTCATGCCGGACACGGGCACCGCCGCGGCGGCCTCCGGGCTGAGCGACTCCGGACGCTTCACGAGCTTCGCGGTCGGCGCGACCGCGTACTCGGCGAAGCTGCCGGTGGCGACGCCGAACACCTCGTCGCCGATCGCGAGGTCGGTGACGCCCTCGCCGAGCGCGACCACGGTGCCGGCCACGTCGAGCCCGGGCACCGGGAGCTTCGGCCCGCGGAAGCCGAACATGAAGCGCACGAGGTACGGCTTGCCCGACATCAGGTGCCAGGTGCCGCGGTCGAGGCCGGCGGCCCGCACGCGGAGCAGCACCTCGCCCTCGCCGGGCTGCGGCACTGCGATGCGCCCCTGCTCGAGCATCTCGCTGCCGCCGTAGCGGTGCTGGAGCACCGCGTCCATCTCGGCGGGCACGGCGGGCACCGGCGCGGAGGCCTGCTCGGCGCCGGCCTGGTTCTGGGGAGTGGTCTGGGTCTGCATGGTCGTTTCCTTCATCTCGGGTCCGGAGGACGTTCACGAGGTTCGTACTTAGTACGGGAACCTGTGGGCGAGCGTACTCGTACTTTGTACGAAAGACAAGGGGTCGGATGCACCGAGTTCTCGACGTGGCTCCCAACCGCCCGTAGACGCCCGCATCCGCCCACAGACGCAGTTCGGGCCGGGATGCAGTCCGCATCCCGGCCCGAAGCCGATCCCGCGCGCCGTGGCGGCGCCGTCGCCTACACGTCGCCGAAGTACCAGGCGATGTCGCCGTAGATGTACCCGGTGCCCCAGGGGCCGTCGCCCGCGCCCTCGGTCGGGATCTCGATGATCACGACGCCGCTGACCGTCTCGCCGGTCGACACGGCGTCCATCTCCATGAGCAGACCGTCGTAGAGCACATAGGAGTCGAACCACTCGAGGCCGTCCGGCGCGATGAACGTGAAGACCAGCTCGGCCGGCGGCGCCTCGCCCGAGCCCACGTAGGTCGCGGTGACCGGCAGGCTCGCGAACTGCCGACCCGGTGCGGGCTCGGTGTTGAAGTCGCTCGCGGCGAGCACGTCGGCGGTGACATCGACGGTGGGCGCGCCCACGGCAACCTCCCACGCAGGGCCGTCCTCGTCGTTCACCACGACCGTGCTGCCGAACGGCAGCGGGTTGCCGGCGGCACCCGGCTCGGTCGAGACCGCGGGCGCCTCCTCCTCGACCTCATCGTCGGCGAAGCCCTCGACCACCTCGCCGTTGACGGTCACCTCGAGCGAGTCGTCGACGGCCGCCACGAACGCGGCCGCGTACACGACGCCCATGACGATCGAGAGCACCAGCGCGAGGCCGGAGAGGATCGTGCCCGTGATCGCCGCGCCGCGCTTCTTGTTCTTCAGCACGAGCGCGATGATGCCGAGCACGAGGCCGACGAACCCGATGAACCCACCGAAGAACCCGACGATCGGCAGCAGCGCGAGCACGAGCCCGACGATGCCGAGCACGAGGGCCGTGACCCCGAGCGGATTGCCGCCCGGGGAGGCGTGGGTCGGCGCGGGCGGCTGGACGTCTGCGGGAGCCGGCGCGGCCGACTGGGGAGTGTTCGACATGCGCGACATCCTCCCAGAGCGGAGTCTTGCGTCCGGGCTTTCTCACCCCCAGTTCGGGGGACGTGCGCGCCTGCGGCGGGCGCCCGGCCCGGTCCCGGTCCATCGGGCGATGCGGTAGGGTGTCGTACAAAGTACGAAGCCGCTGCGGGCACACGCGACCCGCGCCGGCGAGGAGGAGATCGCATGACCGAGACGACCGCGGCGCAGCATCCGCCCGCCCCTGCCACCGGAGCCGGCGGCACGGCGAGCACGGATGCCCCCGCCAGGCGGTCGCGCGGCTCGCTCTCGCGTGACGTCGTGCTCGACGGCGCGGTCGAGCTCGCCGACCGCATCGGCGTCGACGCGCTCACGATCCGCCGCCTCGCCGACCACCTGGGCGTGAAGCCCATGACGATCTACCACTACGTCTCGAACAAGGACGACATCATCGACGGCATGGTCGGCCGAGTCTTCGACGAGATCACGAGGCCGCCGCTGGACCTGCCGTGGAAGCAGGCGATCCGCATGCGATCCGAGTCGGCCCGGCACGTGCTGCGCCGCCACCCGTGGGCGCCGCCGCTCATGGAGTCGCGCACGAACCCCGACGCGAGCATCCTCGGCCACCACGAGGCCGTGCTCGCCGTGTGGTTCCAGGCCGGGTTCCCGATCGAGCTCATCGCCCACGCCGCCGCGGTGCTCGACGCGTTCCTCTACGGGTTCGCCATGCAGGAGGCGGCGCTGCCGTTCGGCGAGCGCGAGGGCGACCTGTCGGAGATCGCCGAGGAGCTGGTCACGCCGCTGTCGCCCGACGAGTACCCGCACATGGTGCGCTTCGCGACCGAGTACGTGATGCAGCCCGACTACGACTTCGGCCGCTCGTTCGACTACGGCCTCGACCTGATCCTCGACGGCCTGGAGGCCGCGCTCGCGCGCTGACCCACCGGCGCGTGCGTCCGCGCCCATGCGGTGTCGAAATGTCGGATGCCTCGAGCCGACGCCGGGCGTGTCGCCGTCGCCGTACGGCGTGTCGCCCGCCGCATCCGACACTTCGTCACCCGCTGCGCGCGAAGCGAAGGAGACCTCGGTCGTGTCGCCGCCGCAACGCGGCGTGTTGCGCGATTCGTCCTTCAGTTCGCACGCACGACCAGGTCGGCCGCGTCGCGCCGCGCGATGACGGCCCGCGCGTTCGGCTCGTCGACGTCGCGCACCCAGGCCGCGGCCGCATCCGGCGACTTGCCGAACTCGACGTGGCGCGCGACCAGGCGCGCGCGCCGCACGTCGTCGGGCGCGTCGACGAACCACGTCTCGGCCAGCACGGCCGGCACGAGCGACCACGGCTCGTCGCCCATCAGCAGGTAGTTGCCCTCGGTCACCACGAGCTCGACGCCCGGCTCGATGGCGACGGCGCCGGCGATCGGCTGCTCGAGCGTGCGCTCGAAGTTCGGCGCGTAGACGGTGTGCCGCGACTCGCGCACCCGGCGCAGCACCGCCAGGTACCCCCACCCGTCGAACGTGTCGATCGCGCCCTTGCGGTCGAGCCGGCCGAGTCGCGCGAGCTCGACGTCGGCGAGGTGGAACCCGTCCATCGGCAGCAGGGCGGTGCGGATGCCCCGGGCCGCGACGCCCGCCGCCACCGCGGCCGCGAGCGTGGACTTGCCCGCACCGGGTGCCCCGGCGATGCCCAGGATCGCGCGCGCTCCCCCGCCGGCCGGGCCGACCTCGGCGAGCGCAACCGCGCGCTCCACGAGTGCGTCGAGCTCCATCGCCTCAGCCTACGGTCGCCCGGCCCCGGCCGCGCCCGCGCCCGTCGCGCGGGGCCGACCCTGCTCGCCGACGCGGAGTTCCCGCACGACACGCCGCCACGCGGCATCCGCTCCCGGCGTGTCACCCACGATCTCCGCAGACACGTGCGCCCAGCACCGCGAACCCACCCCGCATCCGTCCAATCCGCCCGCCCCGCCGCTCCGAACTCCTCGCTGACGGCCGTTCCGATGCCGTCACGGGCCCGCCCGACGCGAGAGCGCGCGGCGCCCGACGACCAGCAGGACGAAGGAGTACCCGATGAGGAACGCAACACGAGCCGCACTCGCCGCCACGGCCGGCATCGCGCTGGCGATCGGCGGTGCGACCGCGGCGAACGCCGCCCACGACACGAACCCGTCGCCGAAGGTGGCGAGCTACAGCTACACCCTGAACGCGATCCAGCCGGCATCCGTGCCCGAGTCCGCCGCGAGCGGCACCACCCGCGTGAAGGCACTGCCGAACGGCAAGCTGCAGGTCACCGTCGAGGCGTGGGGCCTGTCGCCGAACCTGCCGCACGCGATGCACCTGCACGGCGTGCCCGGCGCGGCGACCGACATGGGCTGCCCCGGACCCGGCGCGGCCGGCGCCGACGGCGTCGTCTCGGTGGTCGACGGCATCCCGTTCTACGGCGGCATCCTGACCTCGCTCACGTCGACCGGCGACACCAGCCCGGCCAGCGCGCTCGCGCTCGACCGCTTCGCCACCGCCGACGCGAACGGCTACCTGTACTACCAGCGCACGTTCACCGACGTGCCGGGGTACACCGACGCCGGCACCGTGCAGGTCGTCGTGCACGGCATCGACTTCGACAGCAACGGCGCCTACGCCTTCAACGCGGACGACCCGTTCGCGAGCATGGCCTCGTCGCTGAGCGGCGCGATCCCGCTCGAGGCGACGGTTCCGGTGCTCTGCGGCGGCATCGCCAACTGACCGGGGGAACACGAGGGAAACACCAGGGGGAACGGGGCGGATGCCCCGGGGCCACGCGGCCCCGGGGCATCCGTCGTCTCAGCCGCAGTGTCAGCCGCGCCTCACCAGCGAGCGCGCGTCGGCCGCGGTCGCGCCCACCCATCGCCCGGCCCGCGACAGCGGCCCCGCGCCGTTCGAGCCGCCGTCACCGGGGCTCGGCGGCTCGACATCGCCGGGCGCACCGCGCGGACCCACCAGCACCCGCGCGACCTCCTCGAGCACCGGGTCCTCGGGCGCGCGCCCGGTCGTGTCGCCGGTGTGCCACGTCATCGTGAGCCCGTCGGCACCGTGCTCCAGCACCGAGAGGTTGTTGTCGAACCACGGCCCCTTCGTGGTGCGCCACTCGAACGGCGGATCGGGCACCTTCACCGAGCGGGCCGCCGCCGCGCCGAACGGCTTCGCGACGCCGTACGACATGACCACCGAGAACCAGCGCATCACGATCGGCAGCGGGTTGCGCACGGGCGAGCAGACCGCCTGCACGATGCGGCTGCCGCGGTCGCGCTCGACCTCGGCGACGTACGAGTAGTGCACGTCTCCCGAGAGCACCGTCACGGTCTCCGGGGCATCCCCCCGCTCGCCGTCGGCGACCTCGGTCGCGGCACGTGCCAGCTCCTGGAAGCTCTGCTGCCATGCACCCCAGTGCTCGAGGTCGACCGTCTGGCGCAGCTGCTCGCCGACCCATGCCGCGGCACCGCCCCACGCCCCCTGGGAGATCGCCTCGTCCCACGCCTCGACGTGGTGCAGCCCGATCGGCAGCAGCCAGGGCAACGAGGTCGCGACGAGCAGCTGGCGGAACCCGCCCTGCAGCTGCGCGTCGACCCATTCCCACTCGCCGTGGCCGACGAGCGCCCGCGCATCGGGGTCGAGATCGCGCGCCGCACGCGAGTCGACCACGACGAGCCGCAGGTCGCCGAAGTCGCGCACGAAGCTGAACCGGTAGGTCGACGGCTCGCGATCGACGCGGTCGGCGAAGTCGTCGAGCACGTCGCTCAGGTCGAGCTCGTGATCGCCGTCATGGGCGGCGATGCGCCGCCAGAGCTCGTCCTCCGCCCGCTCGGCGGGCGACAGGTTGCCGAGGTGCTGGTACACCCAGTACGACGCGAGGCCCGCGACGATGCGGCCGTGCCACCACGACGTCTGCTCCATCTTCCGCTTCCAGGAGAGCGAGGCATTCCAGTCGTCGCGCACGTCGTGGTCGTCGAAGATCATCGCGCTCGGCACCGTCGAGAGCAGCCACCGGTTCGCGTCGTCCGACCAGGCGAGCCGGTACAGGTGCGCGTACTCCTCGAAGTCCGTCAGCTCCTTGCCGGGCGGCTCGCTGAGCGAGCGCCGCTCGGCGATGAACTCCTGCATCGGCTTCGTGGTGACATCCGCGTACACCTGGTCGCCGAGCAGCAGGATCAGGTCGGGTCGCAGCCCGTCGTCCTCGACCATGGCGAGCGAGAACGCGCGCATCGCGTCGACGCCGTGCCGGCGGTTGCCGTACGCGTCGTGGCTCACGCTCGTGCGGCACGACCCCCACGCCATGCGTAGGCCGGCGTCGGGCGCGCGCGTCGCGATCACCGATGCGGGGGTGTCGGATGCCTCGGGCCACGCCCGCGCGCCGTCGACGAGCACCTCGTACTCGCGCCTGGAGCCGGGCTCGAGCCCGTCCACCTCGACGAGCGCGTAGTGGTGACCGTGCACCGCCCACGTCCTCGCGTGCCACTCGCGCCCGTCGGCGCCGACGGTGACCGTGGCATCCGCCGCCGTCTCGACCCAGACCGCGGCCGAGGTCTCGTCGGTGTAGCGCAGCATCGGTCCGAGGACGATCGGGGAATCCGCCATGCCGACGATTCTCGCCGCGCCGCCCGATTCCGTCACGGGGTTGCGCCGGGCGCCGACACCGCCTAGCCGCGCTCGGCCCGCATCTGCTCGCGCAGCGCCGCCGTGGCATCCGCGTCGACCGCCACGCCCTCGGGGTCCTCGTGCGGGTCGCCCGTGACGACCACGCCGTACAGGTCTGCCGCCCCGCCGATCGTGACGTACTCGTCGCGCACGTCGATCCGCACCTTCTCGGGGTCGCGCTCGAGCGGGTCGCCCCAGCCTCCAGCCCCGTTGGTGATGTACCGCAGCACCGACTGCCTGGCGCTCACGTTCGCGTTCGCGAACGGGTAGACGTACTCGCCCTGTCGCGACGGCGCGTTCGTCTCGGGGTCGAGCACCCCGGCCCACGCGGTGCCCGAGCGGAACGAGTCGGGCCCGGTCGCGGGCACGTTCGGCGCGCCGGCGTCGTCGGGCGGGTAGATCCAGACGCCGCCGTTGCGGCCGTGGCCGCCGCCGTGCACGCCGAAGCCGGTGATCGACTTGTGGCGGAGCTCGATGATCGAGTGCGCCGCGTCGGTCAGCCAGAGCGTGTCGCGCAGCATGGCGTTGCCGCCGCGGTGCACACCCGGACCGGCGGTGTCGGGCACGGGTTCGTGCCGCAGCATCACGACCGGGCTGTCCTTCTCGACGGCCTCGACCGACGGTGCGACGCCGTTGGCGAGGTACGACATGCACTGGGTGTCGGCGTCGCCGTGACGGTTCGCGCCGTACGGCCCGATCTCGCCGCCGCACTGCATCGCCGAGACCCACGGCCGGCCGTCGGGCCAGGCGCCGAAGGCGGTGTGCAGGTTGGTGCCGGCGCGGTCGCCCGCGATCGCGCGCTCGCCCATCGCCTGCTCGAGCGCCATGAGCGCGGTCGCGAGGATGACCTGGCTCTGCTCGAAGTAGAGGAACACCGCGCCGTCGGGCGGGAGGGCCGAGACCACGGTGCCCTCGGGCAGCACGATGTCTATGTTGCGGAACAGCCCGGAGTTGAACCGGCCGCGCGGGTCGAAGTTGTACTTCAACGCCACGCCGATCGCGGTCTTCACCTCCCAGACGGTCGCGTTGATCGAGGTGCGCGCCTGCCGGTGCGTGCCGGAGAAGTCCACCTCGATGCGGTCGCCGCGCTTGCGGATCGCGACGCGCACCGGATACGACTCGGTGTCGTCGATGCCGTCGCAGTCGACGCCGTGCTCGGCCTCCCAGTCGCCGTCGGGCAGTTCGGCGATGCCGAGGGCCATGCGCTCGGCCGCCGCATCCGTCGCATACCGCATCGCGCCGTGGAAGGCCGCGAGCCCGTAGCGGTCGATCGACTCGCGCACCAGCTGCTCGCCGAGCTCGAGGCTCGAGCAGACGGTCTGCATGTCGGGCAGCAGCACCTCGGCCATGCGCACGTTGTCGAAGATCACGTTCCACGACTCGGGCACGTTGACGCCCTCGCTCACGAGCAGGCGCGGCGAGAGCACGAGCCCGTTCTCGAACACGTTCTGCTTGGTCGCGCTGAACCCGCCGGGCACCGTGCCGCCCATGTCGAGCTGGTGGGCGTTGAGCGTGACGAACGCCGCGATCGCGCCGTCGACGAAGACGGGCCGGGTGAAGACGAGGTCGTTGTTGTGGTTCCCCGTGCGGTACGGGTCGTTGGCGATGAGCACGTCGCCGGGGCGCAGCCGCTCGGCGCCGTACTCGTTCACCATGTTCGGCACGGCGTCGATGGTCGTGCCGGCCATGAGCACGATGCCGTTGCTCGCCGCCGGCACCGGGTAACCGAGCTCGGCCGGGCCCGCGACCGTGCAGGCGAGGTCGTAGAAGTCGCGCAGCACGGGCGAGAACGCACCCGTCAGCAGGCGCGCGCTCATGTGCTCGACGAGGTAGTCGAACCGATTGCCGAGCACCGTCGCGGTGTACCTGTCGCAGCCGTAGGCGTCGCGGAACGCCGCCTCGTCGAGGTCCCGTATCAGCTGCCGCGGCCGGGTCTCCGGCGTCGTGATGGTCATGCCCTGCTCCCCGTCGTGATGATGATCTCCCCGCAGGTGCCGACCACCGCGGTCTGTCCGAACGAGACGAACGTCGTGCTGAGCTCCTCGCGGATCACCGCGGGGCCGGTGACCTGCGCGCCGATGCCGAGGTTGCCGCGCGAGAACCACTCCGCCTGCACCGGTTCGTCGGTGAGGTACGAGAGCGTGATCGTGCCCTCGGGCGTCGCCGTGAACGGCTCGACCGGCTCGGCCGGCACGTACTCGACCTTCTCGGCCGGCACGACGAGCTCGACCCGGTAGGTCACGCCCTCCACCGGGAACGCGTCGAAGCGGTTGCCGTTGCGGGCCTCGTACGCGTCGTGGAACCCGGCGACGATGGCACCCATCGACTCGGCCGTGATGGGCCCGTCGGGGATCGGCACGAACGGCGTCTCCCAGCTCTGCCCGACCAGGCGCCCGTCGAAGCTGCGCCGCGCGGTCACGCCCTCGGCCGCGGCGCCGAGCCGCTCGCGGAGCCTCGCCTCCATGCGGTCGTACACGGCGGCGACCTCGTCGACGGTGTGCTCGCCGAAGACCACGTAGGCGCTCTCCGACTCGGAGTACACCTGGTCGGCCGAGAGCAGCCCCAGGGCCGAGAAGAGCCCCGGATGCGGCGGGACGACGACCTCCTTGAGCGGCAGCAGGTCCATGGCCGCGGGCAGCAGCATGCCGCCGGCGGCGCCGTACGACATGAGGGCGAAGTCGCGGATGTCGACGCCGTGGCGCACCGCCACGTTGAGGATCTCCTCGGCCATGTGCGCGACGGCGAGGCGGTACGCGGTGCGCACGCGGTCGACGAGCGGCACCGGGGTGTCGAGCCGCTCGAAGGCGCGGGTCGCCGCCTCGACGTCGAGCGCGAACTCGCCGCCGGCGAACCCGTCGGCGTCCAGGATGCCGATCAGCAGCGCCGCATCCGTCACCGTCGGCTGCGTGCCGCCGCGGCCGTAGCAGGCGGGCCCGGGCTCGGCGCCGGCACTGCCCGGCCCGACGAGGATGCCCCCGGAGCTCGAGACCGTGACGAGGCTGCCGCCGCCCGCGCCCACGCTCGACACCTCGGTCGAGAGCGCGTTGATGATGAGGTCGTGCTCGATCTCGAAGGTGTTCTGCACGAACGGCCTGCCGTCGACGATGATCGACACGTCGGTCGAGGTGCCGCCGACGTCGGCACAGAGCAGGTCGCGGCGCCCGATCGCCTGGCCGAGGTGGTTGCTCGAGACGGTGCCGGCGGCCGGGCCCGCGAAGAGGATGCGGAACGGGCGCTCGAGCGCCTCGTCCCAGGGCAGGAGGTTCGCCGCGCAGTCGGCGAAGTTGAGCTGACCGGCGAACCCGAGCCCGCCGAGGCCGCGGTCGAGGGTCGTCGCGTAGTCCCCGAAGAGCAGCTTCATGATCACGTCGACCACGGTCGTGGAGGCCCGCTCGTACTCCTTCGCGAGCGGCGACGTCGCCGACGAGATCGAGACGTGCACGTCGTCGCCGAGCACCTCGTGCACGAGTTCGCGCAGGCGCTCCTCGTGGGCGGGGTTCACGTACGCGTTGATGAGGCAGATCGCCACGCCCTCGACCTCGCACCGGGCGAGGATCTCGAGCTCGTGCCGGGCCTGGGCCTCGTCGAGCTCGAGCAGCGTGCCGCCGTCGGCGGTCATGCGCTCGCGGATGCCCCGACGGAGGTAGCGCGGCACGATCGGCCGCGCGGCGTCGCCGAACGTGCGGCGCCACGACGGGTCGGTCTGCGCGTCGAGCGGCCGGTGCACGGAGCCGCGGTCGAGCACGTCGCGGAACCCGTCCGTGGTGAGCAGCGCGACCTTCGGC
This portion of the Agromyces rhizosphaerae genome encodes:
- a CDS encoding hydantoinase/oxoprolinase family protein; protein product: MIGVDVGGTFTDVVAIRDGRVEVTKVPSGRTDPAGSVVEGARRLGVDDSAVFNHASTMGLNAVLERRLPKVALLTTDGFRDVLDRGSVHRPLDAQTDPSWRRTFGDAARPIVPRYLRRGIRERMTADGGTLLELDEAQARHELEILARCEVEGVAICLINAYVNPAHEERLRELVHEVLGDDVHVSISSATSPLAKEYERASTTVVDVIMKLLFGDYATTLDRGLGGLGFAGQLNFADCAANLLPWDEALERPFRILFAGPAAGTVSSNHLGQAIGRRDLLCADVGGTSTDVSIIVDGRPFVQNTFEIEHDLIINALSTEVSSVGAGGGSLVTVSSSGGILVGPGSAGAEPGPACYGRGGTQPTVTDAALLIGILDADGFAGGEFALDVEAATRAFERLDTPVPLVDRVRTAYRLAVAHMAEEILNVAVRHGVDIRDFALMSYGAAGGMLLPAAMDLLPLKEVVVPPHPGLFSALGLLSADQVYSESESAYVVFGEHTVDEVAAVYDRMEARLRERLGAAAEGVTARRSFDGRLVGQSWETPFVPIPDGPITAESMGAIVAGFHDAYEARNGNRFDAFPVEGVTYRVELVVPAEKVEYVPAEPVEPFTATPEGTITLSYLTDEPVQAEWFSRGNLGIGAQVTGPAVIREELSTTFVSFGQTAVVGTCGEIIITTGSRA